The following proteins come from a genomic window of Pseudomonadota bacterium:
- a CDS encoding response regulator, with protein sequence MINDSADKIEAKHCVMVVDDDLFSRRSLSVFLQNNGYRVCEAEDGARALSLLRNCKADLILLDMDMPVMDGVETCRRLRLLKEYADIPILMITGLDDDDSINQAFAVGATDYLTKPFHWTVLRNRVKYLIIQLYAEREQKRLVKELSETLEKVRALTGLLPICASCKKIRDDDGYWQEVETYMGEHTELQFTHSICPQCRERLYPGSKKPDPREV encoded by the coding sequence ATGATAAACGATAGCGCCGATAAAATTGAAGCAAAACACTGCGTTATGGTGGTTGACGATGATCTTTTCAGTCGCCGCAGCCTGTCCGTCTTTCTGCAAAATAACGGCTATCGGGTCTGTGAGGCCGAAGACGGCGCCCGGGCCCTGAGTCTGCTGCGCAACTGCAAGGCCGATTTGATTCTTCTGGACATGGACATGCCGGTCATGGATGGTGTCGAAACCTGCAGGCGTCTGCGCTTGCTTAAGGAATACGCCGATATTCCGATTCTGATGATCACCGGCCTCGACGATGACGACAGCATTAACCAGGCCTTCGCCGTCGGCGCCACCGATTACCTGACCAAACCCTTTCACTGGACGGTGCTGCGCAATCGGGTCAAATATCTGATCATTCAGCTCTACGCCGAAAGAGAGCAGAAACGGCTGGTTAAGGAACTCAGTGAGACCCTGGAAAAGGTGCGCGCCCTGACCGGTTTGCTGCCGATCTGCGCCTCCTGTAAAAAGATCAGGGATGACGACGGCTACTGGCAGGAGGTTGAAACCTATATGGGAGAACACACTGAGTTACAGTTCACTCACAGTATCTGCCCGCAGTGTCGGGAACGGCTTTACCCGGGCAGCAAGAAACCCGACCCGCGTGAGGTCTGA